The Apium graveolens cultivar Ventura chromosome 10, ASM990537v1, whole genome shotgun sequence nucleotide sequence acttaattatataaaattttaaaaataattatataatttttctaATGAATACCGAgatttgataaaaaaaaaattaatagaATATGGTTTCGCTTATATTATAATCAgttttttcataaaaaaatttaataGAATTAGTTTTTAAGTTTaattaatattacttaattattcataaaaaaatattttttaaattaagtAAATAGACGCTTGAATAAATACTAACTAAAAACAAACTTAGATATAATAGAAGTCAGCTtgtaccaaaatttggtatttTGATACTTTCACTACTTTTGTGCACTAATAAAACATGATTTCgcttaataattattttataattagctttttcaatatagtttatttaatattacctAGTTATTGAtaagaaaatatttttaaaattaaaaataaatagacGTTTGGATAAATAACaactaataaaaataaaatttagataGAATAAAAGTCAATTTACGTTCGGTAAGTATCAAAATTTGGTACTTAGTATTTCAGTACTTTTGTGCACCAATAATATATGATTTCGTTTATTAATAAAgattattaataaagagtatagattTATAATTTACCAAGCCAAACTTGTTTTCTGctgaaaaagaaaatataatatgtaatgttttaataatttattggcaatttttaaaaattggaaGATTTTTAAAACATTACATATTATATTTCTTTTTCATGTTCACTTAAAAATTGGGCTTTACAAAACTTTATTTTAGGAAACCTGATAGAATCACGAAAGTAGTGTTGAATGTTGATACATTTTGCGTGAAACGTGAAGAAAATCTAAAATCCACTGATTAAGCTTGATATATTTTACACGGATCTCCAAAGAATAGTTGGAATTTTAATTTTCAATCAGAACAAAAGTatgaaaatattaattttaaatgaAGCATTTATAATGTAGTAACTCAAACCACTTATCTTTTGTTATAACTAAATATCAGGGTCAACTGATGCCTACTTGACAAATTCTACGAAAAGTTAGCAGTTAGCAAATCAAAATATTATTCAAACGATATATTAAAATTCGAGCGTTTATTAGAAATCGAGTGCATTCAACGTACACTAAAATCCGTGTCAACAAATAATAACAATTGCAAAATGGTGAAAGGTGTAAAATTTAAATAAACTACTCTCTCCGTCCCGTTAATTTTATACATGTActgtttgcacgtatttcgagatttttataaagtataatttcataatattttttttttaaaaaatgaataaaaatttaaacatgaaacttttattcagaatttttattttaaaaaaaaatattatgaaattatgcCTTAAAACAGTATTAAAAAACGTGCCGAAAAATAATGTATAAAATTTAATGGGACAAAAAAAATAGTTGTTATTAGCAATTCATTTCCAAAACTCATGTCTTTTTCCCAATTATTATCGTCCAAACACAGGTCATCAGGCTTATCGTGAAGGATGATGGTGGATCCCTTGACTAAATTCCCAAGAGGATCAATCAATTTGTTTGTATAAtaatatgaaaaaaaattattatgaCAATGTGAACTTGTTGTATTGCTTCATTGGTGAAAAAATTATTTCTTAATTTAAATGAAATTTTTTATTTCattctatttttaattataataaaacaaaaagtaaaagtaaaagtaataatttacataaaataaacttgaaaataATACTCCATTTGTCCCTTTACAAGGTTCGATATGCATTTTAATACTCGTTTAAAGTATAGTTTcgtaaataatttttattttttttcctaAATAAAAATTTGATGTTTAAATTACAATAAtagaataattcaaaaataaattacGAAAGTATAATTTATATTCACATGCATGTAGGCATAGTAAACAATAGTATATATTTGGAGGGAGTATATACAAATACATGATAAAAATCTGATTGCGGTCTGGTTTGGTTTCGGTTCAAACCGCATAATTGCggttttgaaaaaatttaaaCTTCGTAACTAGATAAAACCAAATCACTCTGTTCGATTTTATTCGGTTTGATTTAGCAAATTTTGGTGGTTTACGACATTTCTTATTAGTGAACTCGGAAAATAAAgtaatatttcttctttctttttatgCTAAGCAACATATTTTCTATTTAAACTTTTCTTCTTACAATTTACATAATTAATAACATAATTATATATTCATTCATAAGAAAATATATTACTCATATTAATTGTAAAATGATTAACATCTAATAACATGTTGATCAATTAATTGTAATAATAAATGTTTGATGTAAAAGAAATAAAAAAGTCTCCAACATTATTTTTAAAGGAAAACAATTCACGATCTATTGAAATGTATGATAAATTCGTGATTATTTGATGAGATTTAACACaaatttaattattgattatAAGATATAATTACTTTACGttatataattataaatgtaAAACTGTGCGTGTGTAGTGTGTATATATAGgtatgtaaatatattgatgctaTTCAGATTGAAAGCAGATTGTGCTAGGATCAAACCAAAACCAATCCATAACCCGCAGATTTTTAAAATAGTAGAACCGTAGCCGCAAATCATATTTTGATTTCGATTTGGGTGGGTTTGATATCGGTTCGGTTTATACGGATTATGCAGTTTAAACCGAACAGTGATTACCCCTAATAAAAACACCTGTACCTAAAATCAATCAAGCGTCACATAATGAAAAAAAGAtggaaaataaaataaaatctaaaGTAGAATAGTTTAAACAGAAGGAACATGTGCAACATTATGAGAGGCTGACAGTTCTGTTCAATTCATTTAATTCAAAGTCAGCTACAATAATCTTCTACAGATAATTACAACTACTAGTCTACTAGTAGTAGATGACAAAAATTGATTAGGTAAAATAGTAGTATAAAGGAAGTTCACACTAACTTCACAATTTCCGGTATTAACTTGACATAGTTATTGTGAAAGAGATATTAAAGTAAATTAGCTTATAATAAAAGATATAAAAGTACATTTCAAGAGGAACAGAGTAATCCTATTCAACAAATTTTTCAGGCATCAAGGATGCAACATGAATTTGTTAGCCAAGTAAGCGTTTCTTAGGCCTAAACAGATACCTGGCACTGAATGTTGTATGAATCACGTCGAAAAATAGACGATAATGAAGCCAAGCAAATATAATAACAGGCAAACCAGCTAGTGTAGTAACTAGTATAGGAATCCATTTCATGCTATATGCGTAAAGTAGAAAGAAACTCGCGCTGAAAGCAATCATCATGGTAGCAATTGAGATGAATAGTGTTAAGAGTCCAACCATCAACTTTACAGGTAAGGATGCCAGGAAATCGTATTCTGTATAACGAGAGGTGAGAATTGCCAGGAACACAAGTATGGAAGTTGAAGAGGTGCATAATGATATGGCGTCTGTTACCACAAACGTGATGAAGGCGCTCTTCTTCATGAATATTGGATGTCCGGAATCCTCTTTGTTACCACCAGGTAAAGCGAAAGCAGCTGCAAATGTAATAGTGGCAATAAGGGCAGCAACAACCATGCACTGAGCTGCTGTTTGCTTCATCCAACTTTCTCCTTTTTCCATTAACTTTGCGTGCTCGTCAGTGAATAACTGTTGGGGGCTTTTCCCTTCATTGTTTTTCTTTCTTCTATCAACTGAATTTAACATGGTTTTCACCTCCTGTCACGAAATTTTAAGTTATACCGCGGCAGCCAGTATTTATAGAAAAAATTCATAAGTATATTTGTTGAGTCCCAGAAGGGACACACACTTTGACGTAATGAAATAATGCAGCAGAATAATATTCTTGACAGAGAACTTATGCATCCATTTCTACCAGCACAACCAATAAACTTTGATACAAACAACAATCAAAGTAAAATCAGCAAAAAAAAACCACCACGGAGAATTTCTGTTGGTCAAATGAAAGCCAACACTGGCAAGTACTTTTTGTGTATAGAAAATGTGCTTTAAGCTCAACTAAATCACTTCACTTTAAATTTAAACAGGGTTCTTATTTGAACATCTACCTTCATAAATTAATTTAGTTTATGTAATCAAACATCATGTACAGTGCTCAATTACACTACACATGGTTGTTGGAAAGCAAGATGAGTGTTCAAAATTTTAATTCTGATAATCAAGGAAAATGTACCTTAAACCACAGTAGTTTTCTTTGCATTTGAAGAGCTGCTCCAGAAACGATATTAAGTCGACTTTGACTAGGTTTTATGGCAGCTAAATGTAAAATATTATTTCCATCGTTATCTGTTATGTCCAACTTCTTTGAGCCAAACCCATATAGTAAACTGTACACATTCTCATGGCGATTCATAACTGCAACGTGAAATATTGTGTGTTTATTGTCATCTTTGTCCCATGTAATGTCAGGATACAATCTAAGGATCTCAGTTATAAATTTATAGTTGCCAAATCTAGCAGCTGTAAATAGAATCCCTTCCACTATCGTCCGATTTGGATCTCCAGCAATTTGTTTTAATATGTCTTCATGCTTCTGCTTAATAATTTCTCTCCACATTATCCTGACTATTTCAGCTGCTTTAGAGTTGTCAGTGGGTCCTCGTATTGGTGCAGGGAGTACTGAAACAGATATTTATCTTCAGTTTAATATACAGATGGGAGAAGAAGTAAAAGCTGAAATTTTAATGCAATCTTCAGGATAATGTGCTTTGTTTCCCCACCACACAAGTCATGGATAGCTCAAGTATCATTTTCTGTTTTCTTTACAAAGGTATACATAGATACCATTGAAGGCTATCACGTCCACCATGGACATCACAGATAACAATTAACACATAGACCAGTCAAAAACTAACCTGTATCTATTAGTCTTCTGATAAAAGGTTGCACAGTTCCATCAAATGCAGAAGGATCATAAGCCAGATACCTTAGTACACGTGTATCTGCTTGCTTTCAGAATTCTTTCTTTCTTGTAGTGGATTAATATCTTTAGTGCAATATCTGAAAAATTATATTCTAATCACTTAGAATATGAATTAAAAAAACTGAGTAATAAACAAGAAAACAATCGGTCAGTTCCAATCGACACATGAAAAAGTTCCAATCGGTCTGTGTTCCAGAAACTTTTTTtggagagaaaagaaaagaaatgtaaaGAATACATTTCTTCAGCTTGTTCCCGAACAACTTTTAtgaaagaaaggaaaagaaagctgcagatttgggaagaagttttctttatttttgtctCCAAAATCTTCTTCCCACTTTTGAAAAGATTAGGAGAGAAAAGAAAATTggttattttctatttttttcttttctatcCTAGATTCGGGAACACAAAGGAAATAGGATTAGCGATACGCAAGTATAACCTTTCCATAGACACAGAAGAAATAACACAACAAAATTTCAACGTATCTAGTGTCTTGCTAGAAAGAGAAAATTTTGAAGCTTACCAAAGAGGCCCAAATCAAGGCAGGAGTTCAGAATACGTTTTTTATCTGACGGAGTCCACTTTGTTTCTGCCAGATTAATCTTGGAATAGATATGCGCCACCATGTCTTTGTCTCCACACCAAATGGCACACAAAATTGGTAACCCGCCTTTTTTACGTATCTCTAGAAGGCCATAATTTTTTTGCAGCAAAATGTCAACCATTTTAACAGTTGAAGTTACAGCTACACAGAGAGCTGTTTCCCGTCTCTGTTTTTAAGTTCCAAGTCTGTCATTTTGTT carries:
- the LOC141693472 gene encoding uncharacterized protein LOC141693472 translates to MWREIIKQKHEDILKQIAGDPNRTIVEGILFTAARFGNYKFITEILRLYPDITWDKDDNKHTIFHVAVMNRHENVYSLLYGFGSKKLDITDNDGNNILHLAAIKPSQSRLNIVSGAALQMQRKLLWFKEVKTMLNSVDRRKKNNEGKSPQQLFTDEHAKLMEKGESWMKQTAAQCMVVAALIATITFAAAFALPGGNKEDSGHPIFMKKSAFITFVVTDAISLCTSSTSILVFLAILTSRYTEYDFLASLPVKLMVGLLTLFISIATMMIAFSASFFLLYAYSMKWIPILVTTLAGLPVIIFAWLHYRLFFDVIHTTFSARYLFRPKKRLLG